One Staphylococcus ratti DNA segment encodes these proteins:
- a CDS encoding YibE/F family protein: MKRFNKNRSFGLVLLVSIILAIATITFTFFNARFYASPIGKVIEVSKHHPKTSIDEHHNKDIKITDELKVQLLNTKDAGKTLTVHHLYNQSKTEEQAYKPGDQVLLHIGKHAQDHFIQEKKRDTLIAIVLSVFFIALLIIGQRVGIQSILSLILNTVAILVAIGIYNTHTQLNLFSVMSIAVLIATSITLWLVIGWNKRTLVTIASTLIGTWLCVGIAWAVIMLTHAQGIKYETMSFLTLPPHTIFLASVMVGTLGAVMDVAITISSGMHEIIQRSPHISRTRWMIAGRNIGRDIMGTMTNILLFSYLAGGLPMLLLYLKNANTLTYSISMNWSLEIARAITGGIGIVLTIPITIALMQLWHRWQGGEMR, translated from the coding sequence ATGAAACGTTTTAATAAAAATCGTTCCTTTGGTTTGGTGCTCTTAGTCAGCATTATTTTAGCCATTGCTACGATTACCTTTACTTTTTTTAATGCACGTTTTTATGCGTCTCCCATTGGAAAAGTAATAGAAGTTTCAAAACATCACCCAAAAACTTCTATCGATGAACATCATAATAAAGATATTAAAATAACAGATGAACTGAAAGTCCAATTACTCAATACGAAAGATGCTGGTAAAACGCTTACGGTTCATCATCTGTATAACCAATCTAAAACAGAAGAACAAGCTTACAAACCCGGCGATCAAGTCTTACTACATATCGGCAAGCATGCACAAGATCATTTTATTCAAGAGAAAAAGCGCGATACATTAATTGCTATCGTGCTGAGTGTCTTTTTTATTGCCTTGCTTATTATTGGACAACGTGTAGGCATACAATCGATTTTATCGCTCATTTTAAATACGGTAGCCATTTTAGTCGCCATCGGCATATACAATACACATACACAGTTAAACTTATTTAGTGTGATGAGCATCGCCGTATTGATTGCTACTTCGATTACCCTTTGGCTCGTCATCGGTTGGAACAAACGCACACTTGTTACGATTGCAAGTACACTTATAGGCACTTGGCTATGCGTCGGCATTGCTTGGGCAGTCATTATGCTCACACACGCTCAAGGCATCAAATACGAAACGATGAGCTTTTTAACATTACCACCGCACACCATTTTCTTAGCCTCTGTTATGGTGGGCACACTCGGTGCCGTAATGGATGTAGCCATTACTATCTCAAGTGGTATGCACGAAATCATTCAACGGTCACCCCATATTTCACGCACACGTTGGATGATTGCAGGACGTAATATTGGACGTGACATCATGGGAACGATGACAAATATTCTGCTTTTTTCCTATTTAGCAGGAGGCCTCCCAATGTTATTGCTCTATTTAAAAAATGCCAATACGCTAACTTATAGTATTTCGATGAATTGGTCTTTAGAAATTGCACGTGCCATTACTGGAGGCATTGGCATTGTTCTTACCATTCCTATCACAATTGCATTGATGCAACTTTGGCATCGTTGGCAAGGTGGTGAAATGCGATGA
- the gltC gene encoding glutamate biosynthesis transcriptional regulator GltC has product MSLLELKQLKYFIEVAKREHISEAALELNVAQSAISRHISNLENELGTALFHRKGRNVCLTTEGKHLLQTALPILEQVEQTLAFFQTHQEIRSSTITIGYVDGAIGQILPQVLDKIESELEISLVPTLLAPNAIKQALDTNEIDIAITNANINDTLYTIQPLFEETYVLCGPSHHPLMTVPNPPLSHILKHQLYIHEPVVEDFKIRIETQAHLPVYRCNSTPFARFILQHEKGFVIAPSYINLYSHTHQWTKISLSHLDLKKTVSLVYRKENDKPAQHDIIAMLTSHLQQHSTYH; this is encoded by the coding sequence GTGAGTCTATTGGAATTAAAACAACTCAAATATTTTATAGAAGTGGCCAAACGTGAACACATTTCAGAAGCAGCTCTAGAATTGAATGTCGCGCAATCGGCCATTAGTCGACATATTAGCAATCTAGAAAATGAATTAGGCACTGCGCTATTTCACCGAAAAGGACGCAATGTGTGTTTAACTACAGAAGGAAAACATCTCCTTCAAACCGCACTACCCATTTTAGAGCAAGTCGAACAAACTTTAGCCTTTTTTCAAACGCACCAAGAAATACGTTCCAGTACCATTACCATCGGCTATGTCGATGGAGCGATAGGTCAAATTTTGCCTCAAGTTTTAGACAAAATCGAATCCGAACTTGAAATTTCACTTGTTCCAACATTACTTGCGCCAAACGCAATAAAACAAGCACTAGATACTAATGAAATTGATATTGCTATCACAAATGCCAATATCAATGATACGCTTTACACTATACAACCTTTATTTGAAGAAACTTATGTTTTGTGTGGACCGTCACACCATCCATTAATGACTGTTCCAAATCCTCCATTATCACATATCTTAAAACATCAATTATATATTCACGAGCCTGTAGTAGAAGACTTTAAAATACGCATTGAAACACAAGCACACTTACCGGTCTATCGTTGCAATTCTACGCCATTTGCACGTTTTATTTTGCAACATGAAAAAGGCTTTGTAATTGCACCATCTTATATAAATCTATATAGTCATACACATCAATGGACAAAAATATCTTTGTCCCATCTTGATTTGAAAAAAACCGTTTCGCTCGTTTATCGCAAAGAAAATGATAAACCCGCACAACATGACATTATTGCGATGTTAACTTCACATTTGCAACAACATTCAACTTATCATTAA
- the gltB gene encoding glutamate synthase large subunit, with product MSNNSSIFQKGLYDSRDEHDACGIGFYANMDNKRSHRIVEKSLEMLRRLDHRGGIGADGITGDGAGIMTEIPYTYFESHVPFDLPQEGAYAVGMYFTNQDISDSAHAHVMADIFKSEGLVLLGFRDVPVDVTCLASHVVETMPKIQQMFIANQNASQFDRALYLARKQIEQYSTKAQLNLYFTSLSRRTIVYKGWLRSDQIKKVYLDLQHEAYVSKFGSVHSRFSTNTFPSWERAHPNRLLMHNGEINTIQGNVNWMRARQRRLIETVFGHEASKVHGILDESGSDSAIVDNALEFLSLAMPPEQAAMLLIPEPWLYNESNDANVRAFYEFYSYLMEPWDGPTMISFCDGDKLGALTDRNGLRPGRYTITQDNEIIFSSEVGVVDVDEADVAYKGQLNPGKLLLVDFYKNKVIGNEALKQSIANHYPYQYWLEHERLKLDLESISYEPSTLSDDDAFRQQQRFGYTKEEIDKYLTELMTGGKDPIGAMGYDAPLAVLNHQPESLFNYFKQLFAQVTNPPIDAYREKVVTSELTYLGGEGQLLKPGPDALKRVQLDHPVLTEQQLQYIASEALTTAYFSTEYQQSLKEALNNLGEAVIEAVQQGVEVVVLEDRSVLEETAYAMPMLLAVSHIHQLLIRHDLRMQTSIVAMSGEMREVHHLACLVGYGANAVVPYLAQKTIAKLTEQDRIQGEVASNVARLNTTFSEGLIKVMAKMGISTVQSYHGAQIFEAIGLSDEVIDTYFPGTPSKLSGISIDTIDVENRRRQSFDKAHLEPGSTFQWRQQGQYHTFNPMTIQLLQHACRDNDYAKFKQFSEIANHHTTSHLRDLFEFKTRQSISLNEVEPVTEIVKRFKTGAMSYGSISQEAHQTLAEAMNRIGGKSNSGEGGEALERYELSQEGSDYKSAIKQVASGRFGVTSYYLQHAKEIQIKVAQGAKPGEGGQLPGKKVYPWIAEVRGSTPGIGLISPPPHHDIYSIEDLAQLIHDLKNVNRQADITVKLVSKSGVGTIAAGVAKACADKIVISGYDGGTGASPKTSIQHAGLPWELGLAETHQTLMLNGLRSRVRLETDGKLLTGRDIAYAAMLGAEEFGFATAPLVVLGCVMMRVCHKDTCPVGIATQNGDLRALFTGKADHVVNYMHFVAEELREILATLGLRTVDELVGRTDLLEASQAMRHHPKARELNVAKLLHQNEGERTKQIEQQHGLDHSFDLTMLWPAAKQAILAGTPFKGTFKICNEQRNVGVITGSEITQRYGLEGLPPNTIMAYTTGHAGQSLGAWMPRGLTVHHTGDANDYVGKGLSGGQVIVNAPNEAREDEIIVGNVCFYGATSGTAYINGRAGERFCIRNSGAHVVVEGIGDHGLEYMTGGRVVILGDVGNNFGQGMSGGVSYIFPTCVDEFKTTHFLETLDFDEVTDAKECDMLKQMLMKHVRYTQSQKAQRILDGFEKHVTQCVKVIPKDYKQMMHKIYHFERQQEHKDALLSAFNDHTDDALWTDKSMTVY from the coding sequence ATGTCTAACAATTCGTCGATTTTTCAAAAAGGACTCTATGACTCACGTGACGAACACGATGCGTGTGGTATCGGTTTTTATGCCAATATGGATAATAAACGCTCACATCGTATTGTCGAAAAATCATTAGAGATGTTACGCAGACTTGATCATCGAGGTGGGATTGGTGCAGATGGTATAACTGGTGACGGTGCTGGTATTATGACGGAAATCCCGTATACGTATTTTGAGTCGCACGTGCCGTTCGACCTCCCGCAAGAAGGGGCTTATGCGGTGGGGATGTATTTTACTAACCAAGACATTTCTGATTCAGCACATGCACATGTGATGGCAGACATTTTTAAGTCTGAAGGATTGGTATTGCTTGGGTTTCGTGATGTACCTGTCGATGTGACGTGTTTGGCATCGCATGTGGTTGAAACAATGCCAAAGATTCAACAAATGTTTATTGCGAATCAAAACGCCTCGCAATTTGACCGTGCGTTGTATTTAGCGCGTAAACAAATTGAACAGTATAGTACGAAGGCACAACTCAATCTTTATTTTACGAGTTTATCTCGCCGTACGATCGTTTATAAAGGTTGGTTGCGTTCCGATCAAATCAAAAAGGTATATTTAGATCTTCAACATGAAGCTTATGTTTCTAAATTTGGTTCTGTACATTCACGCTTTAGTACAAATACGTTTCCGAGTTGGGAGCGTGCACATCCGAATCGTTTATTAATGCATAATGGAGAAATTAATACAATTCAAGGCAATGTCAATTGGATGCGTGCACGTCAACGTCGTTTAATCGAAACGGTATTTGGTCATGAAGCGTCAAAAGTACACGGTATTTTAGATGAATCTGGAAGCGATTCAGCTATCGTAGACAACGCGCTAGAATTTTTAAGTTTGGCAATGCCACCGGAACAAGCGGCAATGTTACTTATTCCTGAGCCGTGGTTGTATAACGAAAGTAATGATGCCAATGTACGCGCATTTTATGAGTTTTATAGTTATCTAATGGAGCCGTGGGATGGCCCAACAATGATTTCATTTTGCGATGGGGATAAATTAGGTGCTTTAACAGATCGTAACGGCTTGCGACCCGGGCGCTATACCATTACGCAAGATAATGAAATCATCTTCTCGTCAGAAGTAGGTGTAGTGGATGTAGATGAAGCGGATGTTGCGTATAAAGGACAGTTGAATCCAGGAAAATTATTGCTTGTGGACTTTTATAAAAATAAAGTCATTGGCAATGAAGCATTAAAACAATCGATTGCGAATCACTATCCTTATCAGTATTGGTTAGAACATGAACGTCTAAAGTTAGACCTAGAATCGATTTCATATGAGCCGTCTACGTTATCTGATGACGATGCTTTTCGTCAACAACAGCGCTTTGGCTACACTAAAGAAGAGATTGATAAATATTTAACAGAACTGATGACAGGTGGAAAAGACCCAATTGGTGCAATGGGGTATGATGCGCCACTTGCAGTTTTAAATCACCAACCGGAATCGCTGTTCAATTATTTCAAACAACTTTTTGCGCAAGTGACTAATCCACCTATAGACGCTTATCGCGAAAAAGTGGTGACTAGTGAATTGACTTATTTAGGTGGCGAAGGCCAACTCTTAAAGCCAGGTCCAGATGCATTAAAGCGTGTCCAACTTGACCATCCGGTTTTGACAGAACAACAACTGCAGTACATTGCTTCTGAGGCATTAACAACAGCTTATTTTTCAACGGAATATCAACAAAGCTTAAAAGAGGCGCTAAACAACTTAGGGGAAGCTGTTATCGAAGCTGTACAACAAGGGGTAGAAGTTGTTGTTTTAGAAGATCGTTCGGTTTTAGAAGAAACAGCGTATGCCATGCCGATGTTGCTTGCGGTGAGTCACATTCATCAATTGCTTATACGTCACGATTTACGTATGCAAACGAGTATTGTAGCGATGTCTGGGGAAATGCGTGAGGTTCATCATCTTGCGTGTTTAGTAGGTTACGGTGCGAATGCTGTCGTACCATATCTTGCGCAAAAAACCATCGCTAAGTTAACGGAACAAGATCGTATTCAAGGGGAAGTGGCGTCTAATGTCGCGCGACTGAATACGACTTTTTCTGAAGGTTTGATTAAAGTGATGGCTAAAATGGGCATTTCAACTGTCCAAAGTTATCATGGGGCACAAATTTTTGAAGCAATAGGCCTAAGTGATGAGGTCATTGACACATATTTCCCTGGAACGCCCTCAAAGCTATCTGGGATTTCAATCGATACAATTGATGTTGAAAATCGGCGTCGACAGTCATTTGACAAAGCGCATCTAGAACCAGGAAGTACATTTCAGTGGCGTCAACAAGGTCAGTATCATACGTTTAATCCGATGACGATTCAATTATTACAACACGCGTGCCGTGACAATGATTACGCAAAGTTCAAACAATTTTCGGAGATAGCGAATCATCATACGACGAGTCATTTGCGTGATTTATTTGAGTTCAAAACACGACAAAGTATTTCGTTAAACGAAGTGGAGCCCGTTACAGAAATTGTTAAACGTTTCAAAACAGGTGCAATGAGCTATGGCTCTATTTCTCAAGAAGCACATCAAACACTTGCAGAAGCGATGAATCGCATTGGCGGAAAAAGTAATAGTGGTGAAGGTGGCGAAGCGCTAGAACGCTATGAATTGAGCCAAGAAGGTTCAGACTACAAAAGTGCAATTAAACAAGTTGCTTCCGGTCGTTTCGGTGTGACGAGTTATTATTTACAACATGCGAAAGAGATTCAAATTAAAGTGGCACAAGGTGCGAAACCGGGTGAAGGGGGACAATTGCCTGGCAAAAAAGTGTATCCTTGGATTGCAGAAGTAAGGGGATCGACACCGGGAATCGGTTTGATTTCACCACCACCGCATCACGATATTTACTCGATAGAAGACTTGGCGCAATTGATTCACGATTTGAAAAATGTGAATCGTCAAGCTGATATTACCGTCAAATTGGTTTCTAAATCTGGTGTAGGAACGATCGCAGCAGGTGTAGCGAAGGCGTGCGCTGATAAAATCGTAATTTCAGGCTACGATGGCGGTACAGGTGCTTCTCCTAAAACGAGTATTCAGCATGCTGGATTGCCATGGGAATTAGGTTTAGCTGAGACACATCAAACATTAATGTTAAATGGTTTACGTTCGCGCGTGCGTCTTGAAACAGATGGTAAATTACTGACTGGGCGAGATATCGCCTATGCGGCAATGTTAGGCGCTGAAGAATTTGGTTTTGCAACGGCCCCGCTTGTTGTTTTAGGATGTGTCATGATGCGCGTTTGTCATAAAGATACTTGTCCGGTGGGTATTGCTACACAAAATGGAGATTTACGTGCCCTTTTTACAGGAAAAGCAGACCACGTTGTGAACTACATGCATTTTGTGGCCGAAGAATTACGTGAAATTTTGGCGACACTTGGTTTACGCACTGTAGATGAACTTGTGGGGAGAACCGATTTATTGGAAGCTTCTCAAGCAATGCGTCACCACCCAAAAGCACGTGAGTTAAATGTCGCTAAATTATTGCACCAAAATGAAGGTGAGCGTACGAAGCAGATTGAGCAGCAACATGGCCTTGACCATAGTTTTGACTTAACAATGCTATGGCCCGCTGCAAAACAAGCGATTTTAGCGGGGACTCCTTTTAAAGGGACGTTCAAAATCTGCAATGAACAGCGTAATGTAGGCGTAATCACAGGCAGCGAAATTACACAACGTTATGGCTTAGAAGGATTGCCACCGAATACGATAATGGCTTATACGACAGGACACGCCGGTCAAAGTTTAGGTGCTTGGATGCCTCGAGGGCTAACGGTACATCATACGGGTGATGCTAATGATTACGTTGGAAAAGGATTGTCAGGCGGACAAGTCATTGTCAATGCGCCTAATGAAGCGCGTGAAGATGAAATTATCGTTGGTAACGTTTGTTTTTACGGCGCGACAAGCGGGACAGCCTATATTAATGGACGTGCAGGAGAACGTTTCTGCATTCGTAATAGTGGTGCGCATGTCGTCGTTGAAGGTATCGGTGACCACGGTTTAGAGTATATGACAGGTGGCCGTGTCGTCATTTTAGGTGATGTGGGTAACAATTTTGGCCAAGGTATGAGTGGTGGTGTAAGCTATATTTTTCCAACATGTGTAGATGAATTTAAAACGACACACTTCTTAGAGACTTTAGATTTTGATGAGGTTACAGATGCAAAAGAATGTGACATGTTAAAGCAAATGTTAATGAAACACGTTCGCTATACACAAAGCCAAAAAGCGCAGCGCATTTTAGATGGTTTTGAGAAACATGTAACGCAATGTGTCAAAGTAATTCCTAAAGACTATAAACAAATGATGCATAAAATTTATCATTTTGAACGTCAACAAGAACATAAAGACGCATTGCTTTCCGCATTTAATGACCACACAGATGACGCTCTATGGACAGATAAGTCTATGACGGTTTACTAA